In Halovivax gelatinilyticus, the following are encoded in one genomic region:
- a CDS encoding transcription initiation factor IIB, translating into MTRSVTNTVTEEEETSRSEGRCPDCETDTVVHDPDRRELVCDECGLVLSDEPIDYGPEWRAFDAREHEQLSRVGAPLTQSMHDRGLTTTIDWRNRDANGHSMDAAKHGQIHRLRVWQERIRTKNAGERNLKYALSEIDRMVSALGVPTPVKETASVIYRQALDRDLIRGRSIEGVATSALYIACRKDGIPRSLEEVTAVSRVEQREIGRTYRYIADELNINLEPTNPRQFVPRFCSDLDVSSEVESTAFEIIDETTDLGLHSGKSPTGFAAAAIYAAGLLCEETIPQRAVAETAQTTVVTVRNRYREQLDAIDRSPTA; encoded by the coding sequence ATGACACGGTCCGTCACCAACACTGTCACGGAGGAAGAGGAGACCTCGAGGAGCGAAGGTCGGTGCCCGGATTGTGAGACCGATACCGTCGTCCACGATCCGGATCGTCGCGAGTTAGTCTGCGATGAGTGTGGACTCGTCCTCAGCGATGAACCGATCGACTACGGCCCGGAGTGGCGAGCGTTCGACGCGCGCGAACACGAACAACTCTCACGGGTCGGCGCGCCGCTCACTCAATCGATGCACGACCGCGGTCTCACGACCACCATCGACTGGCGTAATCGCGACGCGAACGGTCACTCGATGGACGCCGCGAAACACGGCCAAATTCACCGGTTGCGGGTCTGGCAAGAACGGATCCGGACGAAAAACGCCGGTGAACGAAACCTCAAGTACGCGCTCTCGGAGATCGACCGGATGGTAAGCGCACTGGGCGTCCCGACCCCGGTCAAAGAGACCGCGAGCGTCATTTACCGGCAGGCGCTCGATCGCGACCTCATCCGCGGCCGATCAATCGAAGGAGTCGCGACGAGCGCGCTCTACATCGCCTGTCGAAAGGACGGAATTCCCCGTAGCCTCGAGGAGGTGACGGCGGTCTCTCGTGTCGAACAGCGCGAGATCGGCCGGACCTACCGCTACATCGCAGACGAGCTCAACATCAATCTAGAGCCGACCAATCCCCGACAGTTCGTTCCGCGATTTTGCTCGGATCTCGACGTCAGCAGCGAGGTAGAATCGACCGCGTTCGAGATAATCGACGAAACGACCGATCTCGGCCTGCACTCCGGGAAGTCGCCCACCGGCTTCGCGGCGGCGGCGATTTACGCCGCCGGACTGCTCTGTGAGGAGACGATTCCACAGCGGGCAGTCGCGGAGACGGCACAGACGACGGTCGTGACCGTCAGAAACCGCTACCGGGAGCAGTTAGACGCCATCGATCGATCGCCAACGGCCTAA
- a CDS encoding DEAD/DEAH box helicase produces MTDDPPDEATGTSDTQRSARDDEGTTHDESADERFDGAFSLADFHDACQHVGRPVLTAGTVSRSHDLTHQRAHDVLEALAEDGSVSKLSVGTDPTVWYPTELEDLTDRERAIVFPKRREIVLDQPAQFTRAQLAQFAHLADTNGDGGYRYVVRPEDIWQAPHDSIESLRRTVRQALGATHDELEAWIESQFDRATQFRLRTHPDGYTVLEARSPEVMGNVARQTLDETHVHAPISETEDWVREGSEATIKRLLYEAGYPVQDERTLAGGDPLELSLDATLREYQQTWVDRFEAEGSGVLVGPPGSGKTIASLGVMERLGEETLVLVPSRELARQWAETIERTTSLTPDQIGQYHGGQKAIRPVTIATYQIAGMDRHRRLFDDREWGLIIFDEVHHVPSDVYRRSTHLQSRHRLGLSASPIREDDRQAEIFSLVGPPIGTDWNALFDAGFVAEPELEIRYVPWSDDEEANAYGSADGRERYRIAAENPAKIDEIRYLLSAHPEGNALIFVEYIDQGDAISDALSVPFLSGQTPHHRREQLLSSFRDGEAPTLVISRVGDEGIDLPTADLAIVASGLGGSRRQGTQRAGRTMRPAGGSLVYVLATRGTREEEFARRQLQHLGRKGISVREETVERD; encoded by the coding sequence GTGACGGACGACCCGCCAGACGAAGCGACGGGGACGAGCGATACGCAGCGGTCCGCTAGGGACGACGAGGGGACGACTCACGACGAATCCGCTGACGAACGTTTCGATGGGGCGTTTTCGCTGGCCGATTTTCACGATGCGTGCCAGCACGTCGGTCGCCCGGTCCTCACGGCAGGAACCGTCTCACGGTCACACGATTTGACCCACCAACGAGCGCACGACGTTCTCGAAGCGCTCGCCGAGGACGGTTCGGTGAGTAAACTCTCGGTGGGGACCGACCCGACCGTCTGGTACCCGACGGAACTCGAAGACCTGACCGATCGCGAACGCGCGATCGTCTTCCCGAAGCGACGCGAGATCGTCCTCGACCAGCCGGCGCAGTTTACCCGCGCACAGCTCGCGCAGTTCGCGCACCTCGCGGATACGAACGGCGACGGAGGGTATCGATACGTCGTCAGACCCGAAGATATCTGGCAAGCCCCTCACGATAGTATCGAATCGCTCCGTCGGACGGTTCGACAGGCGCTTGGAGCAACGCACGACGAACTCGAAGCGTGGATCGAGAGTCAGTTCGATCGGGCGACGCAGTTTCGTCTTCGCACCCATCCTGATGGGTACACCGTACTGGAAGCCCGAAGCCCGGAAGTGATGGGAAACGTCGCTCGTCAAACGCTCGACGAGACGCACGTCCACGCCCCCATCTCGGAGACCGAAGACTGGGTCCGCGAGGGCAGCGAAGCGACGATCAAGCGTCTGCTGTACGAAGCCGGCTATCCCGTCCAGGACGAGCGAACGCTAGCTGGCGGCGATCCGCTAGAATTGTCGCTAGACGCGACGCTGCGCGAATACCAGCAGACGTGGGTCGATCGATTCGAAGCCGAAGGATCGGGCGTCCTCGTCGGTCCGCCGGGGAGCGGAAAGACGATCGCCTCGCTCGGTGTGATGGAACGCCTCGGCGAAGAGACGCTCGTACTCGTCCCGAGTCGCGAACTCGCGCGCCAGTGGGCGGAGACGATAGAAAGGACGACGAGTCTGACTCCCGACCAGATTGGACAGTACCACGGCGGCCAGAAGGCCATTCGGCCGGTCACGATCGCCACGTACCAGATCGCCGGCATGGATCGCCACCGTCGGCTGTTCGACGACCGCGAGTGGGGACTCATTATCTTCGACGAAGTTCACCACGTCCCGAGCGACGTGTACCGTCGGAGCACGCACCTCCAGTCGAGACACCGACTCGGGCTCTCAGCCTCACCGATCAGGGAGGACGACAGACAGGCGGAGATATTCTCGCTCGTCGGTCCACCGATCGGGACCGACTGGAACGCCCTGTTCGACGCCGGGTTCGTCGCCGAGCCGGAACTCGAAATCCGCTACGTCCCCTGGTCTGACGACGAAGAAGCCAACGCCTACGGCTCCGCCGACGGTCGCGAGCGGTACCGGATCGCCGCGGAAAACCCGGCCAAGATAGACGAGATTCGGTACTTGTTGTCAGCCCATCCGGAGGGGAACGCCCTGATTTTCGTCGAATACATCGATCAGGGTGACGCGATTTCCGACGCGCTCTCGGTTCCGTTTCTTTCCGGACAGACGCCCCATCACCGCCGAGAGCAACTTCTCAGTTCGTTTCGCGACGGCGAAGCGCCGACGCTCGTGATCTCGCGCGTCGGAGACGAAGGGATCGACCTCCCGACGGCCGACCTCGCGATCGTGGCTTCGGGACTGGGCGGCTCGCGCAGACAGGGGACCCAGCGCGCCGGACGAACGATGCGCCCGGCCGGCGGATCGCTCGTCTACGTCCTCGCGACGCGAGGAACGCGGGAAGAGGAATTTGCCCGACGACAGTTACAGCACCTCGGACGGAAAGGGATCTCGGTTCGAGAGGAGACCGTCGAGCGTGACTGA
- a CDS encoding DegT/DnrJ/EryC1/StrS family aminotransferase: MLLPAYVPDAVSEPLVELDVEPRYYAITERLAPDLNDLVDRADSDTLAVVSVNYFGFPQPNLDELSKLCDERGWYHVDDNAHSAWSVSDGSLLGTMGDVGITCLWKTLPIPNGALLYVPSPSLRESFEPSALAGRQPRLDGNDLRYIGKSYLSSVRHASSLVRHSVDSVVQNVYGSAAPDPGRRYDAGKRRFSRLSAILCEETDPTEIVRRRRENFRTWLAMFDESDRCRPLFSHLPPGICPQTMPVYAPDPDAVSNRLRRLGVDGVHRWPRLHPAVAANPDYAVATRLAEHVLTVPVHQHVDPARIETIADGFVDRSVECP, encoded by the coding sequence GTGCTCTTGCCCGCCTACGTTCCCGATGCCGTGTCGGAACCGCTCGTCGAGCTCGACGTCGAACCGCGATACTACGCGATTACCGAGCGGTTGGCCCCGGATCTGAACGATCTCGTCGATCGGGCCGATAGCGATACGCTCGCTGTCGTTTCCGTCAACTACTTCGGATTCCCCCAGCCGAACCTTGACGAGCTATCGAAGCTGTGCGATGAACGCGGCTGGTATCACGTAGACGACAACGCACACTCGGCGTGGAGCGTCTCCGACGGATCGCTGCTGGGCACGATGGGCGACGTCGGTATCACCTGCCTCTGGAAGACGCTCCCGATTCCGAACGGTGCGCTGTTGTACGTTCCGTCGCCGTCGCTCCGTGAGTCGTTCGAGCCGTCCGCACTGGCCGGTCGACAGCCCCGTCTCGACGGCAACGATCTCCGCTATATCGGCAAGTCGTATCTCTCGTCGGTTCGTCACGCAAGTTCACTCGTTCGTCACTCGGTCGACTCGGTCGTCCAGAACGTGTACGGTTCTGCGGCGCCTGATCCCGGTCGCCGATACGACGCCGGAAAGCGTCGCTTTTCTCGTCTGTCGGCGATACTGTGTGAGGAAACCGATCCAACGGAGATCGTTCGCCGGCGTCGCGAAAATTTTCGGACCTGGCTCGCTATGTTCGACGAATCCGATCGCTGCCGACCGCTGTTTTCTCACCTTCCACCGGGCATCTGTCCGCAGACGATGCCGGTGTACGCACCCGATCCCGACGCCGTTTCGAACCGGTTGCGCCGACTCGGGGTCGACGGCGTCCACCGCTGGCCGCGTCTCCATCCGGCCGTCGCGGCCAATCCCGATTACGCGGTCGCGACCCGGCTCGCCGAACACGTACTCACCGTCCCGGTTCACCAGCACGTCGACCCGGCGCGGATCGAAACGATCGCCGATGGATTCGTCGACCGATCGGTAGAATGTCCCTGA
- a CDS encoding DUF7344 domain-containing protein, with protein sequence MSSVDTSLPEEITSVTDKERSDGLSKDVIFELLKNRRRREVLQYLLDTDGTVTLGELAEQIAAWENDTTVAALNSDQRKRVYVALYQTHLPKMDDAGIIDYDQDRGLIELADNADLLVMYLETDTHQRDRWDRWYGLLSLAGIALLAAGYIGVPGIESVSMSALATLVILSFAVLTAVHVLVNRRFQQAVDGKLSRIE encoded by the coding sequence ATGTCGTCTGTGGATACCTCGCTCCCCGAAGAAATCACGTCCGTCACGGACAAAGAGCGATCCGACGGCCTCTCCAAGGACGTCATCTTCGAGCTGCTCAAGAACCGACGTCGACGCGAGGTCTTACAGTATTTACTCGATACGGACGGGACGGTGACGCTCGGTGAACTCGCCGAACAGATCGCCGCGTGGGAAAACGATACGACCGTCGCGGCGTTGAACTCGGATCAACGAAAGCGAGTGTACGTCGCACTCTATCAGACTCACTTGCCGAAGATGGACGATGCCGGGATCATTGACTACGACCAGGATCGCGGATTGATCGAACTGGCGGACAACGCCGATCTGCTCGTAATGTATCTCGAAACCGATACACACCAGCGCGACCGCTGGGACCGATGGTACGGACTCCTCAGTCTCGCCGGCATCGCCCTGTTGGCGGCAGGATATATCGGGGTCCCGGGTATCGAATCGGTTTCGATGAGTGCGCTCGCGACGCTCGTGATCCTCTCGTTCGCCGTTCTCACCGCCGTCCACGTGCTGGTCAATCGCCGATTTCAGCAGGCTGTCGACGGAAAGTTATCCCGTATCGAGTGA